The proteins below are encoded in one region of Micromonospora yangpuensis:
- a CDS encoding acyl-CoA thioesterase, with product MTEHFSAAPGKPTSYSRVTLSRIMTAVDVNLYGTVHGGVLMKFVDDVAGAAAARHSGGTAVTAAIDEIVFSEAVRVGDLVHAHAQVNWTGQTSMEVGVRVVAERWDSAEDEAVRVATAYLVFVGVDAGGAPRAVRPVLPETPQDERRYREAEIRRAHRLARRRAIQAHRAT from the coding sequence ATGACGGAGCACTTCTCTGCCGCGCCGGGTAAACCGACGTCGTACTCCCGGGTGACGCTGAGCCGCATCATGACGGCGGTCGATGTCAACCTGTACGGGACGGTACACGGTGGGGTACTGATGAAGTTCGTCGATGACGTCGCCGGAGCCGCCGCGGCCCGGCACAGCGGAGGCACCGCCGTCACCGCCGCGATCGACGAGATCGTCTTCTCCGAGGCGGTCCGGGTCGGCGACCTGGTGCACGCGCACGCCCAGGTCAACTGGACCGGGCAGACCTCGATGGAGGTCGGGGTGCGGGTGGTGGCCGAGCGGTGGGACTCGGCCGAGGACGAGGCGGTCCGAGTCGCCACGGCGTACCTGGTCTTCGTCGGGGTCGACGCGGGCGGCGCGCCCCGGGCGGTCCGACCGGTCCTGCCGGAGACCCCGCAGGACGAGCGGCGGTACCGGGAGGCCGAGATCCGCCGCGCCCACCGGCTGGCCCGCCGCCGCGCCATCCAGGCCCACCGCGCCACCTGA
- a CDS encoding TIGR03089 family protein, producing the protein MADNIARVFADAIAADPARPLLTWYDDATGERTEISGATAANWVAKTANLLVDEVAVTEGDLVAVLLPPHWQTAAVLLGCWSARLSVLPRPGPVEVLFAAVDRVTEADAWPAGERYALALDPFARPLRQVPPGFADYVSEVRVHGDHFTPYPDGGPDDAALLARAADRADQLGLGPGDRVLVDAAAHPDPVDWLLAPLTVAASVVLCGNLDPARLAARTETEKTTHTLT; encoded by the coding sequence ATGGCCGACAACATTGCCCGGGTGTTCGCCGACGCGATCGCAGCCGACCCCGCCCGCCCCCTGCTGACCTGGTACGACGACGCCACCGGCGAGCGCACCGAGATCTCCGGCGCCACCGCGGCGAACTGGGTGGCCAAGACGGCCAACCTGCTCGTCGACGAGGTGGCGGTGACCGAGGGTGATCTGGTCGCCGTCCTGCTCCCCCCGCACTGGCAGACCGCGGCGGTGCTGCTCGGCTGCTGGTCGGCCCGGCTGAGCGTGCTGCCCCGACCAGGTCCGGTCGAGGTGCTCTTCGCCGCCGTCGACCGGGTCACCGAGGCGGACGCCTGGCCGGCCGGCGAACGGTACGCCCTCGCGCTGGACCCGTTCGCCCGGCCGCTGCGGCAGGTGCCGCCCGGCTTCGCCGACTACGTGAGCGAGGTACGGGTGCACGGCGACCACTTCACCCCGTACCCGGATGGTGGTCCGGACGACGCGGCGCTGCTGGCCCGCGCGGCCGATCGGGCCGATCAGCTCGGGCTCGGCCCCGGCGACCGGGTGCTGGTCGACGCGGCGGCCCACCCGGACCCGGTGGACTGGCTGCTGGCCCCGCTCACGGTGGCCGCCAGCGTGGTGCTCTGCGGCAACCTCGACCCGGCCCGGCTGGCCGCCCGCACCGAGACCGAGAAGACCACCCACACCCTGACCTGA
- a CDS encoding UDP-glucose dehydrogenase family protein codes for MTIPYPNTQPMPAIAAVTPPSGASRPRVTFLGTGYLGATYAICYAELGYEVLGFDVDADKIAKLNAGDVPIHEPGLDELLKRNLAAGRLRFSTDIAETADFGDVHFICVGTPQRADGMGADLSYVEASVTGLAQHLTRKALIVGKSTVPVGTAEWVEQLVGKHTPDDLGVEVAWSPEFLQEGFAVDDVLRPNRIVVGVKSEWANGMLYAAHKGVFDLAATEDREVPLVVTDFATAELVKVAANAFLATKISFINAMAEVCEASGGDVTQLARAIGYDPRIGNRFLQAGLGFGGACLPKDIRAFQARAQELGAGEALRFLHEVDLINLRRRTRVLHLAADLLGRRAGPAGPDLSGTRIAVLGATFKPNTDDVRDAPALSVAALLQKAGADVHVFDPQGIENARRAVPELSYEHSMTDAVTGADLVCVLTEWADFRNADPIVLGELVNGRRVVDGRNCLDSALWTQAGWEYRGLGRP; via the coding sequence GTGACGATCCCGTACCCGAACACCCAGCCGATGCCGGCGATCGCCGCGGTGACACCGCCGTCCGGCGCGTCCCGGCCCCGGGTGACCTTCCTCGGCACCGGGTACCTGGGCGCGACCTACGCCATCTGCTACGCCGAACTCGGCTACGAGGTGCTCGGTTTCGACGTCGACGCCGACAAGATCGCCAAGCTCAACGCCGGTGACGTGCCGATCCACGAGCCCGGCCTGGACGAGCTGCTCAAGCGCAACCTGGCCGCCGGCCGGCTGCGGTTCAGCACCGACATCGCCGAGACCGCCGACTTCGGTGACGTGCACTTCATCTGCGTGGGCACCCCGCAGCGCGCCGACGGCATGGGCGCCGACCTGTCGTACGTCGAGGCGTCGGTGACCGGCCTGGCCCAGCACCTGACCCGCAAGGCCCTGATCGTCGGCAAGTCGACGGTGCCGGTGGGCACCGCCGAGTGGGTCGAGCAGCTGGTCGGCAAGCACACCCCGGATGACCTCGGCGTCGAGGTGGCGTGGAGCCCGGAGTTCCTCCAGGAGGGCTTCGCCGTCGACGACGTGCTGCGCCCCAACCGGATCGTGGTCGGGGTCAAGAGCGAGTGGGCCAACGGCATGCTCTACGCCGCCCACAAGGGGGTCTTCGACCTGGCCGCCACCGAGGACCGCGAGGTGCCCCTGGTGGTCACCGACTTCGCCACCGCCGAGCTGGTAAAGGTCGCCGCGAACGCCTTCCTGGCCACCAAGATCTCCTTCATCAACGCGATGGCCGAGGTCTGCGAGGCCTCCGGCGGCGACGTCACCCAGCTGGCCCGGGCCATCGGGTACGACCCCCGGATCGGCAACCGCTTCCTCCAGGCCGGGCTCGGCTTCGGCGGGGCCTGCCTGCCCAAGGACATCCGGGCCTTCCAGGCGCGGGCCCAGGAGCTGGGCGCCGGGGAGGCGCTGCGGTTCCTGCACGAGGTCGACCTGATCAACCTGCGTCGGCGTACCCGGGTCCTGCATCTCGCCGCCGACCTGCTCGGTCGCCGCGCCGGCCCGGCGGGCCCGGACCTCTCCGGGACCCGGATCGCGGTGCTCGGGGCCACCTTCAAGCCCAACACCGACGACGTCCGGGACGCCCCCGCCCTGTCGGTCGCCGCGCTGCTGCAGAAGGCCGGCGCGGACGTGCACGTCTTCGACCCGCAGGGGATCGAGAACGCCCGCCGGGCGGTGCCGGAGCTGAGCTACGAGCACAGCATGACCGACGCCGTCACCGGTGCCGACCTGGTCTGTGTGCTCACCGAGTGGGCCGACTTCCGCAACGCCGACCCGATCGTCCTCGGCGAGTTGGTGAACGGACGGCGGGTCGTCGACGGTCGCAACTGCCTCGACTCCGCCCTCTGGACCCAGGCCGGCTGGGAGTACCGGGGCCTCGGCCGCCCCTGA
- a CDS encoding acetoacetate--CoA ligase, translating into MDVLWTPPADVRERSRIGAYLRWLAEHRGLEFADYHALWQWSVDDLDAFWRSIWDHFEVVAHTPPTATLTDPAMPGARWFPGARLNYAENVLRMPGRADDDPVVVAHGQTRPPVTLTAAGLREQVRRVAAGLRRLGVGPGDRVAAYAPNIGETYVLLLATASLGAVFSSCAPEFGTRSVVDRWQQIEPAVLVAVDGYRYGEKPVDRRAEVAAIRAALPSLRHTVWIPYLDPAGPPPAETLTWAELAAATDEPLTFTPVPFDHPLYVLYSSGTTGLPKPIVHGHGGILLEHLKMLALHHDLGPADRFFWFTTTGWMMWNFLASGPAVGATIVLFDGNPGHPDLGGLWRLAEETGTTYFGTSAPYLLACRKAGLVPRETADLSRLRGVGSTGAPLPAEGFAWVYEAVGDDLQLQSLSGGTDVCTGFVGGVPLLPVYAGEITCRALGARVEARSADGTPVLGELGELVITAPMPSMPVGFWNDPDGVRYREAYFDHYPGVWRHGDWITINDRGGCVITGRSDATLNRGGVRLGTAEFYSVVEGLPEVVDSVVVHLEDDQGGAGELLLFVVLGEGLTLDDELRRKISRELRTALSPRHVPDEIHQVRAVPRTLSAKKLEVPVKKILTGVPVDRAAATGALVNPESLTAFAALAQRRTATG; encoded by the coding sequence ATGGACGTGTTGTGGACGCCGCCGGCGGACGTACGCGAGCGGTCCCGGATCGGGGCGTACCTGCGCTGGCTGGCCGAGCACCGGGGGCTGGAGTTCGCCGACTACCACGCGTTGTGGCAGTGGTCGGTCGACGACCTGGACGCCTTCTGGCGTTCGATCTGGGACCACTTCGAGGTGGTCGCGCACACCCCGCCGACGGCCACGCTCACCGACCCGGCGATGCCTGGTGCCCGCTGGTTCCCCGGGGCCCGGCTGAACTACGCCGAGAACGTGCTGCGGATGCCCGGTCGGGCCGACGACGACCCGGTGGTGGTGGCGCACGGCCAGACCCGCCCGCCGGTCACCCTGACCGCCGCCGGCCTGCGCGAGCAGGTTCGCCGGGTGGCGGCCGGGCTGCGCCGGCTCGGTGTCGGCCCCGGCGACCGGGTGGCCGCCTACGCCCCCAACATCGGTGAGACGTACGTGCTGCTGCTGGCCACCGCCAGTCTGGGTGCGGTCTTCTCGTCCTGCGCGCCCGAGTTCGGCACCCGCAGCGTCGTCGACCGCTGGCAGCAGATCGAGCCGGCGGTCCTGGTCGCCGTGGACGGCTACCGGTACGGCGAGAAGCCGGTGGACCGGCGCGCCGAGGTGGCCGCCATCCGGGCCGCGCTGCCGTCGCTGCGGCACACCGTCTGGATCCCGTACCTGGACCCGGCCGGCCCGCCGCCGGCGGAGACGCTTACCTGGGCCGAGTTGGCGGCGGCGACCGACGAGCCGTTGACCTTCACCCCGGTGCCGTTCGACCACCCGCTCTACGTGCTCTACTCCTCCGGCACGACCGGGCTGCCCAAGCCGATCGTGCACGGGCACGGGGGGATCCTGCTGGAGCATCTCAAGATGCTGGCGCTGCACCACGATCTGGGTCCGGCGGACCGGTTCTTCTGGTTCACCACCACCGGCTGGATGATGTGGAACTTCCTGGCCTCCGGCCCGGCGGTGGGCGCGACGATCGTGCTCTTCGACGGCAACCCGGGCCACCCCGACCTGGGCGGGCTCTGGCGGCTGGCCGAGGAGACCGGCACCACGTACTTCGGCACCTCCGCGCCGTACCTGCTGGCCTGCCGCAAGGCCGGGTTGGTGCCGCGCGAGACCGCCGACCTCAGCAGGTTGCGCGGGGTCGGCTCGACCGGCGCGCCGCTGCCCGCCGAGGGCTTCGCCTGGGTGTACGAGGCGGTCGGCGACGACCTGCAACTGCAGTCGCTGTCCGGCGGCACCGACGTCTGCACCGGGTTCGTCGGCGGGGTCCCGCTGTTGCCGGTGTACGCCGGGGAGATCACCTGCCGGGCGCTCGGCGCGAGGGTGGAGGCCCGGTCGGCCGACGGCACGCCGGTCCTCGGTGAGCTGGGCGAGCTGGTGATCACCGCGCCGATGCCGAGCATGCCTGTCGGGTTCTGGAACGACCCGGACGGCGTCCGCTACCGGGAGGCGTACTTCGACCACTACCCGGGGGTGTGGCGGCACGGCGACTGGATCACCATCAACGACCGGGGCGGCTGTGTGATCACCGGTCGTTCCGACGCCACCCTCAACCGGGGCGGCGTCCGGCTCGGTACCGCCGAGTTCTACTCGGTGGTCGAGGGCCTGCCCGAGGTGGTCGACTCGGTGGTGGTGCACCTGGAGGACGACCAGGGCGGCGCCGGTGAGCTGCTGCTCTTCGTGGTCCTCGGCGAGGGGCTGACCCTCGACGACGAGCTGCGTCGGAAGATCAGCCGCGAGCTGCGTACCGCGTTGTCGCCCCGGCACGTGCCCGACGAGATCCACCAGGTCCGGGCGGTGCCCCGCACCCTGTCGGCGAAGAAGCTGGAGGTCCCGGTGAAGAAGATTCTCACCGGGGTGCCGGTCGACCGGGCCGCCGCCACCGGCGCCCTGGTCAACCCGGAGTCGCTGACCGCCTTCGCCGCCCTCGCCCAGCGCCGCACCGCCACCGGCTGA
- a CDS encoding SCO7613 C-terminal domain-containing membrane protein, translated as MQTFQCSSCGREIKAAAHCPHCGADQPQWAGHLAEVERSIAEMKAREAAIAAEQRQIAQKMQAALFQRDILAHAGEQPGKQGVRPRRVRRGRAGGTTGRAHRAGTSGKAGTSGAAAGPVGTPPRTGGTSPGGRNTSPGRTDTPTGGAGRVPQQAGAPTAGPTTETTGTRSPGTPPRVPRQGPTVAPPPEDPPLSRATWLDADDPEHPPEASSREVQNIPLGLSALVLGVAAVVFAVLGTSSMGALGRLGVLLVATVLMLLAPPVLAHRGLTSTAETIAAVGLLLLPLAGYALWAVDRIGSGAVSGALFAALVLGGTAGGSLAYARWTGLRVPRFTTVLAAQPVVPLLAYDWISGPVGWALVLTVVAAVDLWLARSPLTVERPVRQDLADRYPPLTMPTEGRPETAQEETGEVLGAGPTRPRVTTGPARPVPGLRELTFTLHGVAIAVALAYAVTGLLRADTVPAAAGAGMALLLAAVVCLAGTLTLRQPPLPDLGAGIVTLAVIAAFSRVAAVALPGRAVLLIAAVIALTGLAVRAVPEAARRGPQLASAAALTVCGVLVAVDAVRAGLAPVRAALPAWAADLDRYPGELAAAVGPAAWQLPAAALLLTVAAVLALPVPIRREFAVVGAALTALAVPAAFGLGWSAAPWPMVLAAVGIGALGLSTTTERSALAHVVTAAVVGAAGAGASLARPGLTSAVLLALCLAGIAVALAPRYRMTPAGTGTVAAWAAGGAAFALPGSVAAFVAANIVVDPTPTPASVREMTVPVLAASFLAVCVTLGYAAVVQVSQRHIPTPLAAGAGLGALVVGATAVVAPGRTAADLWVGVLVLATTALVVLAPSIDASRRSDASVDGADLALAAVTTTLVATMVRIAAVLTPGGQLVVAAVLVLVIAVAARAMPVEWRRGPILGVAVGGVLIGVLAGWSAVRGGFGVLATPGPIWSGDLTNWPAAPTGGSTWQAPVALALLAVAAAVLLPPPWRYDVSGGAAVLATIAVPAAFGLPWWSPVLVGIMVATGFAMAAVATVDPRAGLSRALLAGLLCLYAAGAGLVRPWTTALALGSIVLLGVAVAVVARVQASWQVNDLTTEGMPPHLVQIGGAAAGAALLATPGAVAALAAEFGRSPQVILTSALAATSLGLVALGTVRDRVPQYLPYGSGAVAGGATVTALAAIPVGLPVGVYAAAAALLGVLAELLRAATAPPAESARPVRRWSVRFDGSLRRDPDDPVLRWRVSPAAGALAAATVPILLALYSIGPALVMALAQPYRTLSATWQGPPPELLSVPPAAADPTHVLTTLLLTVTAALAAVGFSDGRRSRAVPVILPGIGVTLLIAPIALGQPWPASALAGLAVFTISMLGLALTPPPPPAERARSLRWARVLVFGLGLAAGGAGLAAGLATQELTLFVLGGGAAVGLVAAIFGTTGRARILGWLFASLKAQLFVLTLGLAAGFPAVWSAFGVLAVGAALQVLAVTLPRLRRPEAQREAATVEWSGFAAALIALALAFDSPRHIAGLLAAWGAVLGVAATRPGRRPTERRILFWAVVLCEITAWWILMRVADVALPEAYTLPFALLALLVGLLELRQRADLSSWVAYGPALVAAFVPTLAIVLATDTSLMRQVLLLLGAVAVLVFGSTSQQQAPVIIGAVVTAIAALHALFSLGPWLVLIPVGLVLLVLGASNERRRRAQERLQTALRGMR; from the coding sequence GTGCAGACCTTTCAGTGCTCCTCGTGCGGCAGGGAGATCAAAGCCGCCGCCCACTGCCCGCACTGCGGGGCCGACCAGCCACAGTGGGCCGGGCACCTGGCGGAGGTGGAGCGGTCGATCGCGGAGATGAAGGCCCGGGAGGCCGCCATCGCCGCCGAACAGCGGCAGATCGCCCAGAAGATGCAGGCCGCGCTCTTCCAGCGGGACATCCTCGCGCACGCCGGTGAACAACCGGGCAAGCAGGGCGTCCGGCCGCGGCGGGTCCGGCGCGGCCGGGCGGGCGGCACCACCGGCAGGGCCCACAGAGCCGGCACGAGCGGTAAGGCCGGCACGAGCGGTGCCGCCGCCGGGCCGGTCGGCACGCCACCCCGGACCGGTGGGACGTCGCCCGGCGGGCGCAACACGTCCCCCGGCAGGACCGATACACCCACCGGCGGAGCGGGGCGGGTGCCCCAGCAGGCCGGGGCACCGACCGCCGGCCCGACGACGGAGACCACCGGCACCAGAAGCCCGGGTACGCCCCCACGGGTGCCCCGGCAGGGCCCCACGGTCGCGCCCCCACCGGAGGACCCGCCGCTGTCCCGGGCCACCTGGCTGGACGCCGACGACCCGGAGCACCCGCCGGAGGCCTCCTCCCGGGAGGTACAGAACATCCCCCTCGGGTTGAGCGCGTTGGTGCTCGGGGTGGCCGCGGTGGTCTTCGCGGTGCTGGGGACCAGCTCGATGGGGGCGCTGGGCCGGCTCGGGGTGCTGCTGGTCGCCACGGTGCTGATGCTGCTCGCGCCGCCGGTACTGGCCCACCGGGGCCTCACCTCCACCGCCGAGACCATCGCGGCGGTCGGGCTGCTCCTGCTGCCGCTGGCCGGGTACGCCCTCTGGGCCGTGGACCGGATCGGCTCCGGCGCCGTCTCCGGCGCGCTCTTCGCCGCCCTGGTCCTCGGCGGCACCGCCGGGGGCAGCCTGGCGTACGCGCGGTGGACCGGGCTGCGGGTGCCGCGTTTCACCACCGTGCTGGCCGCGCAACCGGTGGTGCCACTGCTGGCGTACGACTGGATCAGCGGGCCGGTGGGCTGGGCGCTGGTGCTGACCGTGGTCGCCGCGGTGGACCTCTGGCTGGCCCGGTCCCCGCTGACCGTCGAACGACCCGTACGCCAGGACCTCGCCGACCGGTACCCACCGCTGACGATGCCGACCGAGGGCCGCCCCGAGACGGCGCAGGAGGAGACCGGCGAGGTCCTCGGGGCCGGGCCCACCCGCCCCCGGGTGACCACCGGCCCGGCCCGACCGGTACCGGGGCTGCGGGAGTTGACCTTCACGCTGCACGGCGTCGCGATCGCGGTGGCGCTGGCGTACGCGGTCACCGGCCTGTTGCGCGCCGACACGGTGCCGGCCGCCGCCGGGGCCGGGATGGCGCTGCTGCTGGCCGCGGTGGTCTGCCTGGCCGGCACCCTGACCCTGCGCCAGCCGCCGCTGCCGGACCTCGGCGCGGGCATCGTCACGCTCGCGGTGATCGCCGCGTTCAGCCGGGTGGCCGCGGTGGCCCTGCCCGGCCGGGCGGTCCTGCTGATCGCGGCGGTGATCGCGCTGACCGGGCTCGCCGTGCGGGCGGTACCCGAGGCGGCCCGGCGCGGCCCGCAGCTCGCCTCGGCCGCGGCGCTGACGGTCTGCGGCGTCCTGGTCGCCGTCGACGCGGTACGCGCCGGCCTCGCACCGGTCCGCGCCGCCCTGCCGGCCTGGGCGGCCGACCTGGACCGGTACCCCGGTGAGCTGGCCGCCGCCGTCGGCCCGGCCGCCTGGCAGCTGCCGGCCGCCGCGCTGCTGCTGACGGTGGCCGCCGTACTGGCCCTGCCGGTGCCGATCCGCCGGGAGTTCGCCGTGGTGGGGGCGGCGTTGACCGCGCTGGCCGTACCGGCGGCCTTCGGTCTGGGTTGGTCGGCCGCGCCCTGGCCGATGGTGCTGGCGGCGGTCGGCATCGGGGCGCTCGGGCTGAGCACCACGACGGAGCGGTCCGCGCTGGCACACGTGGTCACCGCGGCCGTCGTGGGCGCGGCGGGCGCCGGGGCGTCGCTGGCCCGACCGGGGCTGACCAGCGCGGTGTTGCTGGCGCTCTGCCTGGCCGGCATCGCGGTGGCGTTGGCCCCGCGCTACCGGATGACCCCGGCCGGCACCGGAACGGTCGCCGCGTGGGCCGCCGGCGGTGCGGCGTTCGCCCTGCCCGGGTCGGTCGCCGCGTTCGTCGCCGCCAACATCGTCGTCGATCCCACGCCGACCCCGGCGAGCGTGCGGGAGATGACCGTGCCGGTGCTGGCCGCCAGCTTCCTGGCGGTCTGTGTCACCCTCGGCTACGCCGCGGTGGTCCAGGTGTCCCAGCGGCACATCCCCACACCCCTGGCCGCCGGCGCCGGACTGGGCGCCCTGGTCGTCGGCGCCACCGCGGTGGTGGCACCCGGGCGAACCGCGGCCGACCTGTGGGTGGGCGTACTGGTGCTGGCCACCACGGCCCTGGTGGTCCTCGCCCCGTCGATCGACGCGAGTCGCCGTTCCGACGCCTCGGTGGACGGTGCCGACCTCGCCCTCGCCGCGGTGACCACGACGCTGGTCGCCACCATGGTCCGGATCGCGGCGGTGCTCACCCCGGGTGGTCAGCTCGTGGTCGCCGCCGTGCTGGTCCTGGTGATCGCGGTCGCCGCCCGGGCGATGCCGGTGGAGTGGCGACGGGGCCCCATCCTCGGGGTGGCCGTCGGCGGCGTCCTGATCGGCGTGCTCGCCGGCTGGTCGGCGGTGCGCGGCGGGTTCGGGGTGCTGGCCACGCCGGGCCCGATCTGGTCCGGTGACCTGACCAACTGGCCGGCCGCGCCGACCGGCGGTTCGACCTGGCAGGCGCCGGTCGCGCTGGCGCTGCTGGCGGTCGCCGCCGCGGTGCTGCTACCACCGCCCTGGCGGTACGACGTGTCGGGCGGCGCGGCCGTGCTCGCCACGATCGCCGTACCGGCTGCCTTCGGGTTGCCGTGGTGGTCGCCGGTCCTGGTCGGCATTATGGTCGCCACCGGTTTCGCGATGGCCGCGGTGGCCACCGTGGACCCCCGGGCCGGGCTCTCCCGGGCGCTGCTGGCCGGCCTGCTCTGCCTGTACGCGGCCGGCGCCGGGCTGGTCCGGCCGTGGACCACCGCCCTCGCCCTGGGCAGCATCGTGCTGCTCGGTGTGGCGGTCGCCGTGGTGGCCCGGGTCCAGGCCAGTTGGCAGGTGAACGACCTGACGACCGAGGGCATGCCGCCGCACCTGGTCCAGATCGGCGGTGCCGCCGCCGGTGCCGCCCTGCTGGCCACCCCTGGCGCGGTCGCCGCGCTGGCCGCCGAGTTCGGTCGCTCGCCCCAGGTCATCCTCACCTCGGCGCTGGCCGCGACCAGCCTCGGGCTGGTCGCGTTGGGCACGGTCCGCGACCGGGTGCCGCAGTACCTGCCGTACGGCAGCGGCGCGGTCGCCGGTGGTGCGACGGTCACCGCGCTGGCGGCGATCCCCGTCGGCCTGCCCGTCGGCGTGTACGCCGCCGCCGCGGCGCTGCTCGGGGTACTCGCCGAACTGCTCCGCGCGGCCACCGCACCACCTGCCGAGTCGGCCCGGCCGGTCCGCCGCTGGTCGGTCCGGTTCGACGGGTCGCTGCGCCGGGACCCGGACGATCCGGTGCTGCGCTGGCGGGTCAGCCCCGCCGCCGGGGCGCTCGCCGCCGCCACGGTGCCGATCCTGCTGGCGCTCTACTCGATCGGGCCGGCCCTGGTGATGGCGTTGGCGCAGCCGTACCGGACGCTGTCGGCGACCTGGCAGGGGCCACCACCGGAGCTGCTCAGCGTGCCGCCGGCCGCCGCCGACCCGACCCACGTGCTGACCACGCTGCTGCTCACCGTCACCGCCGCACTGGCCGCCGTCGGCTTCAGCGACGGACGCCGGTCCCGGGCCGTACCGGTGATCCTGCCCGGGATCGGCGTCACGCTGCTGATCGCGCCGATCGCCCTCGGACAGCCCTGGCCGGCCAGCGCGTTGGCCGGACTCGCGGTCTTCACCATCTCGATGCTCGGCCTGGCGCTGACCCCACCGCCGCCGCCCGCCGAGCGGGCCCGCTCGCTGCGGTGGGCCCGGGTGCTGGTGTTCGGCCTCGGGCTGGCCGCCGGCGGCGCCGGACTGGCGGCCGGACTGGCCACCCAGGAGCTGACGTTGTTCGTCCTCGGCGGCGGCGCGGCGGTAGGCCTGGTCGCGGCCATCTTCGGCACCACCGGACGGGCCCGGATCCTGGGCTGGCTCTTCGCCTCGCTCAAGGCCCAACTCTTCGTGCTCACCCTCGGGCTGGCCGCCGGCTTCCCGGCGGTCTGGTCCGCGTTCGGGGTGCTGGCGGTGGGGGCGGCCCTGCAGGTGCTCGCGGTGACCCTGCCCCGGTTGCGTCGCCCCGAGGCGCAGCGCGAGGCGGCCACCGTCGAGTGGAGCGGGTTCGCCGCGGCACTCATCGCGCTGGCCCTGGCCTTCGACTCGCCCCGGCACATCGCCGGCCTGCTCGCCGCCTGGGGCGCGGTCCTCGGAGTGGCGGCCACCAGGCCCGGCCGCCGGCCGACGGAACGGCGCATCCTGTTCTGGGCGGTGGTGCTCTGCGAGATCACCGCCTGGTGGATCCTGATGCGGGTCGCCGACGTGGCCCTGCCGGAGGCGTACACCCTGCCGTTCGCCCTGCTCGCCCTCCTGGTCGGGCTCCTGGAGCTGCGGCAGCGGGCGGACCTGAGCAGCTGGGTGGCGTACGGTCCGGCGCTGGTCGCCGCCTTCGTACCCACCCTGGCGATCGTGCTGGCCACCGACACCAGCCTGATGCGCCAGGTGCTGCTGCTGCTCGGCGCGGTGGCCGTGCTGGTCTTCGGCTCGACCAGTCAGCAGCAGGCACCGGTGATCATCGGGGCGGTGGTGACCGCGATCGCCGCACTGCACGCGTTGTTCAGCCTCGGCCCGTGGCTGGTGCTGATCCCGGTCGGACTGGTGCTACTGGTCCTGGGCGCGAGCAACGAACGCCGCCGCCGCGCCCAGGAACGCCTCCAGACCGCCCTACGCGGCATGCGCTGA
- a CDS encoding acyl-CoA dehydrogenase family protein, with amino-acid sequence MAAEEPFDVYRLPEEHEAIRAAVREVCAAKVAPGAAAADETGEFPQASYEALRAADFHAPHVPVEYGGAGADALATAIVIEEVARACASSSLIPAVNKLGTMPLLLAGSEELKRRYLTPVAAGEAMFSYCLSEPEAGSDAASMTTRAVRDGDHWVLNGVKRWITNAGVSEYYTVFAVTDPAARSRGISAFVVEKSDPGVSFGAPEKKLGIKGSPTREVYLDNVRIPADRIIGEPGTGFGTAMRTLDHTRVTIAAQAVGIAQGALDYAKAYAAERRQFGKAIAEFQGIQFMLADMGMKLEAARQLTYAAAGKSERGDADLTYFGAAAKCFASDAAMAITTDAVQILGGYGYTRDYPVERMMRDAKITQIYEGTNQVQRIVMARQLLKD; translated from the coding sequence ATGGCCGCAGAGGAACCGTTCGACGTCTACCGGCTGCCCGAGGAGCACGAGGCGATCCGGGCTGCGGTCCGTGAGGTCTGTGCGGCGAAGGTGGCCCCCGGTGCCGCTGCGGCCGACGAGACTGGTGAGTTCCCGCAGGCCTCCTACGAGGCGTTGCGGGCCGCCGACTTCCACGCCCCGCACGTGCCCGTCGAGTACGGCGGCGCGGGTGCCGACGCCCTGGCCACCGCGATCGTCATCGAGGAGGTGGCCCGCGCCTGCGCGTCGTCCTCGTTGATCCCCGCGGTCAACAAGCTGGGCACGATGCCGCTGCTGCTGGCCGGCTCGGAGGAGCTGAAGCGGCGGTACCTGACCCCGGTGGCGGCGGGTGAGGCGATGTTCTCGTACTGCCTGTCCGAGCCGGAGGCCGGCAGTGACGCCGCGTCGATGACCACCCGGGCCGTCCGCGACGGCGACCACTGGGTCCTCAACGGCGTCAAGCGGTGGATCACCAACGCCGGCGTCTCGGAGTACTACACGGTCTTCGCCGTCACCGACCCGGCCGCCCGGTCCCGGGGCATCTCCGCCTTCGTGGTCGAGAAGTCCGATCCGGGGGTCAGCTTCGGCGCGCCGGAGAAGAAACTCGGCATCAAGGGCTCGCCGACCCGCGAGGTCTACCTGGACAACGTCCGGATCCCCGCCGACCGCATCATCGGCGAACCCGGCACCGGTTTCGGCACCGCGATGCGGACCCTGGACCACACCCGGGTCACCATCGCCGCCCAGGCCGTCGGCATCGCCCAGGGCGCGCTCGACTACGCCAAGGCGTACGCCGCCGAACGCCGGCAGTTCGGCAAGGCCATCGCCGAGTTCCAGGGCATCCAGTTCATGCTCGCCGACATGGGCATGAAACTCGAAGCCGCCCGACAGCTGACCTACGCCGCGGCCGGCAAGTCCGAACGCGGCGACGCCGACCTGACCTACTTCGGCGCCGCGGCCAAGTGCTTCGCCTCCGACGCCGCCATGGCGATCACCACCGACGCCGTACAGATCCTCGGCGGCTACGGCTACACCCGCGACTACCCCGTCGAACGCATGATGCGCGACGCCAAGATCACCCAGATCTACGAAGGCACCAACCAGGTCCAACGCATCGTCATGGCCAGGCAACTCCTCAAGGACTGA